The genomic interval GCTGAGTTTGAATATGCCCAAGTACAGGACTGTGATATGATGTTGCTATAATTCcctatttaactttttttctgtccAGTTGATTAGGTGTCAGTGAGTTTCACAAGGGAGTAGTAAGACAAATTCTGCACGTATTGATAGACGGTCCCTTAGTTCCTCAACTAGCAattgaaaaagtaaaagaaagacagCTCCTCACTTGGTATATAGTTTAGTTAATGTTTAACTTGCTTTTAGGAAGTTAATTTGCTTTTGCTCAGGAAGGTTTCTTGAGCTGAGCAGCTAACTTTGGATATTTTCATAAATAGCATAaatcactcttaaaaaaaaaagggggggggtgggaattAACATTTTAGAGCCTTAGGTATTCTtaccaaaataacttttttttttttttttcccctcccccctcttctcctctcctcattTCAGGGAAGTCTCCAACTTCATTAAAATATAGACGAAGATCAGCAATTGGAGTACGGGGATCACCAGAAAATAACACCCTTATTCAATACCTTGCCCAACAGAGAAGCAACaggcaaaaagcagcttttacacAGGTGAGAGTTTTTCTCTAATATGTCAGTTTCGTCCCCCCCCAGGAATCAACATACACTGGCAGAAAGAGAAGGCAAGTCTCAGGAAGAAGGCAGTAGAAGGAGTAATCATGGCCTTAATTTTCTTGACCTCCCTTGGACACCTTACCTCAGAATAACAGGGTGTTAGAGGTTTTGTTTGTGCAGAGTCTGGAGTCTTTTCTCCATGTCTAGCTTGCTCAcatattttaacttttgtttaCCATAACCTTTACTATCCTGCATTTGCCATGCTTGATTTTTGGCTACTTAAATTGTTGATGGAAAGAGAAGTAAATACTAGCATAAGTGACTTGGTTTTTAATCAGACTTGTTCTTAACTCATACTAGCATAGACTGTCAGAAAACAAATTCTGGATATGGTCTAGAGGGACAGATTATGAAAGGCGGTAAAACTTAACACATCTCTTGATACAGTTccttttttgcatatttttaccATACAACTACAGTTGCAGCCAGATTAAATACAAGATTTGTTTCTTTGAGTTTGTTTTATGCCAAAGGACAAATACAAAGTAATAAAGCCCATGtcatcttgggggaaaaaaaagtctcatgaggtttattttgttttggcagGTTAGTCCTTTTAAACGTGAAAACGTCAGGTTGTTGAAGAACAAGATAGATGTCTTTCAACAATCCTTTCAATCAGTACCAGAAGCTGAAGGGGAGACTGGCTTCTCTGGACTGTCACAAGTGGATGatgcttcccaggaagcaggctGTTGTAAGTTGATTATATTTCTGGTCAATGATTTATCTCAAACATCAGGTCTTCTTTTAGGCCAAAAAGTATGAAACtacaaatatataatataaaaccaaaaaatcttCCTTTATAAGGATTGGCacaggttttcttgtttgtttaaacCCATCTTATTTCTTGGTGCACCCTGGGTTAATGGTTTCTCAGAATAACCCTGAAGAAAAATGATAACTAGTATTTTTTGTCACTGTTTCCTTAGTTTTACTTTCTAGATTTATACCCTTTAATTGACTTTTCACTAAGCATTAGTGTTTTCACACTTTTTCCATGAAACTGAGAATGGTTTTTATGACAACTGGTTTTAGCTGTTGTAACTGTTACCTCTCTTGATCGTGATGTGCAGACTTTTGTTTAATAACTTTTAAGTGCAGTAATTTTAGAAGTCGCATCACATTACTGTGGTGTTAACATCCTTATTTCTTAATGAAATATTGCAAAAGCAAGTCAGGGCAGTGCTGTGGTAACTGTGAGAAGATGATAGTGTACAACAAACTACAATGTTTTACTTCACTGGTATTGGTGGTCTTAATAACGTTTATATGAAAAGAATaacttgctttgttttgaagatTTGGTAATGTTATTTTCAAAGTAGAACTAAAACATGCATGTGTCGTCTTTTTCTTGACTAGAAAATTACCTAGCTTTTATAATTTCACCATCCTTTTGGTGAAGAAGCACAAGAAGAGCATTCattgaaaacactgaagtttgtggtttgttgtttggtttttgttctgttttgtttttaattgatgCAGCTCCAAACAAAGTACCTTATACAAAAGAGCGGAACTTGGATCAGTGGAGTGAAAAGTTCATGTCAGCCAACAGTGGAGctgatttgaaagaaaacttaAGACAAAATTTGACCAAAAGCAGTAAGTCTGATACCAGGATCTGCACCATCTTGTCTTTGTGCCAAGATGTGGCTGTCACtgaacctgctgctgctgtttcaaagGTATTTATGTAAGTGCGGGAAAAGaacatggagaaaataaataGCACAGCAAGTCTCCTTTGTAAGAATTTACATCTTGTTATGACAAGTCACAGGAAGCAAAATCTTGCATGGACGCTGATCCATTTGGACTGACTGACTCTTCTAAGGCTGTGCTCAGTTTTCTTTTACATGCAAGTGTTAAATGTGGATGCTATAAGCTGTTCTAGCCAATAAGATTATACTCTTTTCTGATAATCACATGGAAAAGCTTATTTTATTctattaataaaatttaaatatgtcctaattctttttttaatctgcagcTGTAACTATGTGAGATGTCAAATTCACAGATCTGGCAAATACAGCTTTTTCCAGATGTCAAAACCAACTTTATTGATCATTGGGATGActttgaatacaatttttaatCTTCACCTTCTATCTGTTCAGCAGTTATTTGATATTCCATGCAAAAAAAAGATGTACTTTGTATGCAGGTGGATAAGTTAATTTGTCTTCTATATAAGTATGTCTAGTGATACTTTTATTAGTGTCGTATAAAAACAGTGATGATGGGGTCCATTTTGCTAGGTGTGTCCTCTGATGCTGCTGGACCTAGCAGCTTCTGAGTTGTAAAACAGCTGTGATAATGTAACGCTTGTATGGAGGTTAGGAAGAAACTTCCTAAACTAGTGACTAAAATATACAGGTATTTCATTCCATCTTCTTTTCATTTCTGATGTCTAATCCTTTTAAGCATTTTGCCTTGGTGTTTGGGGAAAATAAATTCAACTAAAGTAGTGGATGATTGAGAAACCTCTGAAATCCATGTCTATGGGGATTAAAAAACTCTGTAGTTCATGCTATTTTAAAAGGCAGCATTTGCAagcagctttttatttctttatcatgTTGTGTGGGTGTGCATATAAATAGATgctacatatatgtgtgtgtatatatttatgtaaatcTTGTAACTTTTTCTCTAGAAATGGGTTTATGAGCAACACAATCCTCTTGAGTCGTTGGAAGCTGTTCTAATTAGAGATACCTTAGAAACAGGCCATGGTAAGAGGATTCATCACTATTATAATCTTTGTTATATTCTtattagaaagtaaaaatacttagaaaattTGTAGGGAAATGTTTCACAAGTAGTCATCCCATGTCTGTCGTCTTGTTTACAATGTATAATGCAGTATTAACCTGATATAACTTTGACATAAAGGCTGATGGGGTGGGCAAAAGGCACTGCAAATAATGATTTATTCAagtgctgctgcagagaaggCTGAAGTCCCAGTTTAAAAACTGAATTCAGAGCTTGTTCGGTACAGCATAGCATTAAACGTGTTTTTACTTTAGGACCATTCATAGGAAGGAAATAGCTTTTATGAGACGAGATGAAATATTTGGAAGGTGGGGTAGGGCCTCTGGGGTGTTATGTTGGCAGTTTGATTCTGATAGAAAAAGCAAGCTCAAACTGAGACACAAGCTGGGAATAATTGTTTAGAGTTTTCCTTAATTTTGCTAGTCAGACCATTTTTAGGGAAAAGTATAGTTCAGTACTTCATGCCTGTGAAGGAGAGAGGAATGTTAATGTATGGGGTGCCTCCATGTACATTAGAGAATACTCCCCACCCCACTTTACATGGATGAGAGAGAAATCCTTATGTGACATGTATTTTCCTTCATGCAATGctcccatttttcttttgtatgttttATAAATTCCTCAAAATATGAAATGTACATGTGGCACAATAATAGTGGAAATTTAgaagcaaatggatttttttgtgaTGTTGATGTACAGCATCTATGGAGATGTGCACATTTATAGTTCATGTTGCTAATACTAAAGTCTTCCCAATTTTACTTCAGTCTTTGTCATATCTGTCTACTTGCTTTAAAGATTTCAGTTCTGACCCCATCACTAAAGATGTTAGAAGTAATGTTATATCAGACCTAAGCAGAAAGAAAGTTAGTTTTGGAGAAGAACTGAGCCTGGAACTATTTGATGAAAGCAAGCCACCTATCACACCACTACAAACAGGAAATACTTCATTAAATGAACATACACAGAGTGGCTCCCATCTGCGATCTGTATTGAAGAAAACACCAGTGAAGCAACTAATGGATAGCATGAAGGTTGGTTAGCTGACTTATGTGGAGGTACTGATACTAAGGATGAACTTCTGCAGTCGTCATTGAACTGGCAGAAGTTGAATTGTGGTTAAAGATACTTTCTGACTAACTGACATGCACTGGAAATAATTTAATGCTGTCAATGGATATCTGTTTGCTCTTTGGTCATCTTGGAAGCTTTGTTTGAAGCTTTAATGTTATGAGATGATCCATATGTGTGTTGTTGAGTTTTATTCATTTGGAAAATGAGTAGGTTTTTTAAACAATAGGAGTGATTATTAAATGTTGCttacagaaaaagttattttcacttTTGATTTAAACAAggacaattttttaattaaatggtaTTGAATAGATGATTGTGTCACTTAAATTTGATAGGAATACTTGGACGATGCAGTTGATGTAGGAGGAGGTGAATCTCTCGCAATCTCCAATTGTGCAAAAATCTTGGAAGCATTGCAAACAGGTCAGATTCCCCTTTGTTTTTTACACAGGCAGAGTATTATGTGGGATCATAAGGTTTTTCCTCTTTGGTAAATGTGAAGAATGATATGCATTAACCACCACTGAAGTAGCTCATGTGTGGCATCCTACTGTATGAAAATAAAGTTGCCAAAGAAAGTaatgtctatttaaaaaaaataaaaaatcccaccCCGAAACTTCAGAAAGCCGCTAATACCAGAATAGAATCACCTGTTTTTCAAGAAATTTTACACTTGTCAACTGAAACTTGTGGAACAGTTAGGCATTtctagtcttcttttttttttcttccttaattctTGATACTGTAATAAAGCTACAGTGAAAATTCTGGTTGAATCCACAGGACAGGTAAAGGTggtattttgctgtttgtttgggggATGTGTGACTTATTTAGAGAATGTTAAGACTCATAAAAAGACCTTGGAAAGTTTCTTCTCTATGAAAGTGCTGGTTTAAATTCACTAAGCAGTCTATGTATTTCATTACAATAGAGAAAACTGAAAGACATAGCTCTGAAAAGCCAAAGAGGAAAAGAGTTACTTTTGGAGAAGTTCTAAGCCCAGAAATATTTGATGAAACTTTGCCTGCAAATACTCCATTGCGCAAAGGAGCAACGCCAGTCCGTCATCCAGGATTACAAAGTAATAGCCCTTTTGCAAGGTCAAGTCTCATTGAAGAACCATTATCCCAGCCGAACTTTGATTGCAATGATGTAAGTTTTTTGTTGGTGTGGTTCGGGTTTCTTAACTATAAAAACAGCCTCTTAGTCTCTGTGAATGTtcaatttttgtttaattttttcctcagtctgcttggttttgaaaagaaattgctaaaatattaaaatacagtcTGCTTGAAGCTTTAAAATGACATTAGGAACTTTTGCTTTATGAATTCTAAATAGCATTTTGGCCTGtagagctgtttttaaagttGAGTATTGGTAGCACATGAAATGTTTTTGCCTTGGCTTATTCATATACTTTtgatactgtatttctttttgcCATATATAGCAAATGAGCTGCTGCATtctttaaggtaaaaaaaaaaagcaaattgccTGGCTGTTCCAAACATTGATGGACCAGGCGTTTTTCAGTATATATCTGGTATAGTATATTgccaaaaaaattaacttttttttgtttaaaggaaTGTCTTGAGCCTCTTCAAGAGTTAGTGGAGGGTCCTCTTGCTGCAGAAGACCTCTTACCTGTTGAAAATGCAGAAGGTAACCCCAACTTGTATATTTGTCATTAGATAATATGTCTTTCTGCATCTGAAAATTGAGAGGTGACAcaagggggtttttgtttgtttgttcttataCAGAGGTTATTTCAATTGTGCTAAAATTTAAATGCTCTTGCTTTCTTCTAACAATCTTTGCAGTAGTTGCAGTGTTTACCTGTTGTTCAGGTTATCTGGATGTTATGTGACCTTGTGGTATTTTTTTGTGAAAGTGTCTGATCAAATTAGACTTACTGCTTTAAGCAATTTGGCTTACTGTCTTGTTTCTGATATTGCAATTTTGATGTCTTTAAAATAGCAAGCaagacaacaacaacagcaaaaattgaAAGGGGgttgtgcatgtgtatgtatgtctGTCTATGAAAGCTGTGTAAGTTCTAATCATTTTGTTACCAAATCCTCacaagttttgttttcctgttttgtaaagcaagctggtttttttgttttttttgttttttttattttgccatgtTTGATAGTCCTCAAGACTAAGTTACTAGTTACTGGGAACTAAGATGACTAAACATGCTGTGGACAATGTTAGAAATTATGTGGATAATTTCCTCAAAATGTGATTAACTTTTTGTGTTTAAACTgaatcaatattcttattttcttcatATATAATAGCAGAAACTGACAAATCTGACATGATAAAAACTCGTTCTTCTACTAAAAGGAAGGTAAGTTTCTTTAGTGGtgaggtttgttttgtgttgttaaCGACTTCAGGCAGAATTGTTATCTTTTATATGTCCTGATGCTTGTAGGAGTTTTCACAGCTTCAGGTGTGAGGTTTGTATATATCCAGGTATATGGAAATATCTCATGTTAGTGCAGGTAATTGTCTTAAGGAAATCTCATTTCTGAGTGAAAGTGATTTTCCAGTTATtacaaacatttttgtttatagTCTGATATTTAAATTTACTATTTCTGTTGAATTTTCCAGGAACTTTCCCAAACAGTCTGACAAAATTTGGAAGAGATTTATTCATAGACTTTCATTCATAGGGTCAGGGGCTTCGCTCATGGGACTCTAAAAActtaaaatcacaaaaaaatgaGAATGGAAATGAAGTTTTCTGTCTAACTTTTTTATTTCGTTTAATTTCTTGGAGACACAGGAACATGAGATCGAGGCTAATAAAGTCAAGTTTATTCTGTAACCTGTGATAAATTTTTGGTATCACTGAAAATGTGATTGTGTTCCCAAGTCCAATGCTAAAGATTTTCAGTATTGTTAACCTTTTTGTCTGCTAGCCAAAAGGCAGACAGCATATGATACATGTATGTCTTCTGGTTTCTGGAATTTTAAGGTGCATAGAATTTGTAGTACAACAATTTCTGTAAGAAGTGCTTTCAGACTTCAGTGTTCTACATTTCTAGTGTGCTTTCCTCTGAAAGGAATAGCTGAAGATGAAAATGTACTATTTTCTCATTAGAATGTCCTGGACAAATAGGACTATATTGTACTGTGTGAAGACTAGCTTTATAAATCTTAATTTCCAGTTATGAGTGTCTAGCTTTTATGACCTCATATATGAAGTAACAGAGACTAATTACAACGTCATTCTTATGACTGTTGGACTgtggtgtatttttaaaaaaagcaagctaaggcatgtgcacatacacatgcacCCCAACAACTGAAAAATTCATGTTCTTCAACAGTGTAGCGCCATTTCAGAGGGGACTGATTTTAGCATCCCAAGAGCCACAAATACTAAGAATGTTAAAGATACTAAAAATCCAAGAAAGAAcaagtttcaaaaccaaaagaataTAACCACATCTGCTGCCAAAAAGACACCAGTAAGTGACAGCCCACTGCAGTTGGTGAATGCTAAGTGTCTCGTGTGTGTTTAACGTGATTATTTTGACCTTTATAGGAAAGATTTTCTAAAGGCGTGATGTTTACTGTTGCTGCCAATACTACTTTGTGCCTATCTTGTTTTCCTACACTTACTGCCCTACCCCTCTTTCTTACTGCTTGTTAAGGGTGACTAGAAGGCTTTAAATACTTGTAGGACAAAAAGGATactttatggggggggggggggggtgtcactttTCAGACTTCAGGGACATAAAACAAGTTTATGGTTCTTCTCTTACCGAGTGTATGCAGTACTAGTTCTTTGAACTCACCCAGTTATATGCTGGTTAAGTATTGTAAAGGTGTGAGACTTCTaaaagatttttgcttttatgTATTGGAGGGAAAAGCACATATTCCTTTTCAAACTAAGCATGAATGAAGAACCTGTAGTTTTGAGCTGACGGACTAATTTCTTTGACTTCTATATTTggttaaatgaaacaaaaaatcagATCTCATGTTTGAGAAGTAATTCTCCTTTGCTTTGAGTTTTTACGTTAATTTGTAGATGGCAGAATGAGTGGAACCTTCATTTTAGGGGAAACAATTGTTATCTATCAAAGTGCAGTAATGGTGTCACTTGTTGGAAAATATTGAATGGATCATTATAATTACATTGTACTCTATTCAGTCTTctcaattattttcagaaaataaaacatacaggctatgggaaaagaagaaagaaaaaagtaaaaaaatctttatatggGGAAAGAGAGATGGCTTCTAAGAAACCTCTTCTCAGCCCTATCCCTGAAATTCCAGagtttttctcttctgcctcatcTCCAAACTCACCAAaggcaaatgtatttttttcaggtaatatggcttttagttttgttttgccttgctctttgtgttgcttctaattttttatttcaacagttgGTAGTTATCTTGAGTTCTGTGCATAGGTAAAGAGCCCagtatacatttttttcttttaattgcctcTGTAATAGTAGAGTCCAGAGGATCTAACAGATTAATAATCTCCATCTCCAATTGGATACATTTAACTCTTGTTGGACTCCAGTGTAGAgctgataaaaaaacccaaaaccaaaaaaaaccccaaaacccacaaagcctCTCTGTTCTTTGACTGGATACTGATGTTTTCATAGTCTTTAAAACTGGTAAGTTGGGCATCAATAGTGAAGTGATGTGCAGtagctttctggtttgtttggttttttttaccctaGCTATCTGGAATGGTTACTTAGAAGGTTACTTTTATGTCAGTAAAATACTATAAAGCTTTTGttccaatattttaaaaaaaagttttgtacattcacaagTAGAGTCAAGTAACCATGTGTTTATTCCCATTCAGAGGACCTATTTTTAGATGATACCAAATCTGGGAATGCTCACAAGGATGTTCAACAGAAGCCAGCAGTTGAAAGAATGAGAGGGAGAAATGTCTGTGCGGTTCATGTGTATTCAAGCTCTAAGGACCTGAACATTGCAGAAGCCAGCAGTTCCAATAATACAGTGTTTCAGGTGTCAGATGGTGATCTGAAGTCTGTTTCTGGCATTGATCATAAGGTAACTGATATGCTTCATGATACTGCTAGAAAATAAGTCAGAATTGTGCTTGATGTTGTTGGATCAAAAAAGTCacgttttggggaagaaaaaaaataagagtgattaaacattggaacaggctgcctggagAGGCCaaggaatctccatccttggaagtagGTATTCAGAACCCAACTGAACAAGGCCTCAAAGCAAGTTAAGTTTGGCCACACATTAGAGCAGACTGCAAAGTGCAGGATTCTATGTGTTCATTGGGGTTTTCCGAGAATAACTAGACTTGGTGAGGAAGACGGTAGCAGTTGTTTAGTTGTCAGctgtttgaaaacagttttttgtGGATTACCTTTtgcctatatttaaaaaaaaaaaaagttgtttgttttttttttttcctccccagttttCAGACATTGTGCCAGATGCAAAGTGTGTTTTTGTTACATCTGACTATTTCCAACAAGGTAAAGAGACTGCATGTGTaaaagaggcaaaagaaagtGGTTCCTTGatagaaaatgagaaattacaaGGAAATCTCCTAAATAAGGCAGAGCGGCTAAGTGGGCTAGAATTTCTGGAACAAGAGGACACTAGTGTACCTGAAGGTGCCCAAAGAACTCGGTGTCCGCCAAAAGATTCTATAAGAGGTAGTCCACCAAGGAGAAGAAGAAGTAGTAGTGCCATCTATTTTCCTCCTGTTGAAAAATTGGAAATAACTGGAAACGATTTTCCAGTTTCTTCCTTTAATGTGGAAGAAGTCTTATCTGTTCCTCAGCTAAAAAATGACTCCTCGGAGCCTTTTAGAAGAAAGAGTGATGACAATGGCGAAAGAAGAGTGAGGCGCAGCATGAGATTACATAAAGATGCAGAAATTGAAGGACTTGCGTGGATTCAAGTACCCAATGAGATTCCAAATAACCCTCCCCTGCTAGCTTCTGCTTGCAAAACCAGGAGAACAATAAGCACATCCATCCTTACAGAATCTGAGAATATTCACCATAGAGAACAAAATCTCACCCAGTTTTCAGCACCAGGGAAGGAGAACAATGACTCTGCTAATCCTGCTGATGGTCCTTGCAAAagatggaggaggaaaagcatgTGTGTATCCACACCTCAAGAAACAACAACTTGGTCTCAAACCCGGAAAAGGAGCATAGCAAATTCTGTATATAGGAAGGTCAGAAGGAACCCAAAACACTATGAAGAAGTAGAAATACCTCTTGAAAATAACATTTAGCGAGGTTTCAGCTACCTCTGATTTTCTAAACTGAAGGTCAGTGTTAGATTCTTATGTTCTCTCCCTTAAGTgctgttttctcctctctcccactTATATTGCCTTACTTATTATTTCCTTATTAATTTTCTGGATAACGTAGAAGTGATTTTCTTTATCTTGATGCCTATAATGCTTGAAGATCAGAACTGCGTGGAAGACCTCGCTTGGCTCAAAGCATTGGTCTGGTAGACAGTCATGGCAGGTAATCAAGAGGATAAAAAATTTTTCTCCATCACCTCTTTATTGTAGTCTACATCCTTGCTTATGTGTTTTCATAATTTAGTGCTGTCTATAGAGCAATAGCAATTAAACACTGCTAATACTGTAAAAATCTCAACAAATAAACAATTTTCTTTGCAACACCAGGTTCAGTCATTTCAAGAAGGCAAAGACAATTTTTCTGAGCTGAAAGGATTGCCTCTAGGGGCTAGTGAATTTTGTTGCAAGATACAGCAGCAAGACAAGATAGaaaatttaaataatgtttaTGCATGCATTTGTAAGGATTTTATCACAGTCTGGGATTTTCTTGTGTTTAGATAAATGTTTACAGTTGTGATACCTGCACATTAGTGTGGGATTTTTGCCCTTGAAACTTAGTCATGGTTGTTAGACTGGATGTCTTTATTCGACCATCTTGCTATAGTTGCTCCGCTTGCAAATGCACAATCAATATATGCAGTTGCTAAATGGAGACATGTCAGCAAATGTGTGACTCTCAGCTGTTTTAAGTAAAGAGGAACAAATCTGATAGTTCAAAAATATGATCTGTGGTGACAAGTAACTTTTTACATGATTGGGAGTTGATGCTAATCCATATTTTGCCAATAgggctctttcctttttttgaaagaGCAGAATTCAAGCTTAagattttgttatatttttgaaGTTTAATTGAGGCAGATGAAACATGAATTTGATTTTAGTAGATAAACCACGATGTTGTAAAGTATGCCCTTTCAGCTAGAATTCCTTGAAGTGTTGATGTTTCCCATGTGCTTCATCATTCCTTATAAATTGCTTTTGAAATCTGCATGAATTTTCTTCCAGATTTCAAAAATATCCTAAAAAACCTCTTGAGATTCTCTGCAAATAAGGAAGAACTCACTTCTGGCTTGAAGGGGAGGAGTAGAAGGCAGGGAAGCCGTTACCATCTTCTGAAAAGGCTTTGCTTTACCTTCTGGGCATGGATGGGGGTAGAGTTCCTATACATAAGACTAAAGTTTGTGTTGGAAAGAGTTAATGAATTCTGCTTCTCTGCTGTGAAGGTtggtcacttaaaaaaaaaaaaaggcttttaaatctttattgtatataacattaattttaaaaaattaaattggccAAGGAAAGTGAAACATTCATCATAAAATAAAGCTGTACTTCATTTCTGGACACTTCCAATCTTTGGTGTGTGTATACTAAATACAGTGCATATTATTCAGTAGTTGACCTGTCatcttactgttttcatttttctagtTTGAACAATGTAATAAAAAGTGATGACTGTAGGTGGTCTACTTAAGTATTTgctgttgctttcatttttcatactGTTCTGTTTCAGCCCTAGTCAAATACCTGTGCCAGCTTCAAGGAAATAGCTTTCTGTTGAAAATGATCTCTGCTGTGACCTTGTTTTTAACATTATTGATGTGGAATAAAATACTTTATGTACTTGGCTGCTTTTATAAAGcttaaaagcaaacagaacagttttcatttttatgcatGTTTTACTTTTCTCTACAGACATCGTC from Accipiter gentilis chromosome 28, bAccGen1.1, whole genome shotgun sequence carries:
- the CDCA2 gene encoding cell division cycle-associated protein 2 is translated as MYRQSKNINAPLEVKENESSYTEEKEEASFPDLSKDQKICKVIKSKVTKASKKENLSDGNQAQLEKCTLKYTRGLEKKSYHKEDVVSCQFTECFFDTLKGDMVGEHTLPLNSKENFSSRPVSLGAECYLTPNRDEAEEKSDCAISEKQRKKPVDFRTVTIAEFGITQENFTKQSIGKSPTSLKYRRRSAIGVRGSPENNTLIQYLAQQRSNRQKAAFTQVSPFKRENVRLLKNKIDVFQQSFQSVPEAEGETGFSGLSQVDDASQEAGCSPNKVPYTKERNLDQWSEKFMSANSGADLKENLRQNLTKSSKSDTRICTILSLCQDVAVTEPAAAVSKKWVYEQHNPLESLEAVLIRDTLETGHDFSSDPITKDVRSNVISDLSRKKVSFGEELSLELFDESKPPITPLQTGNTSLNEHTQSGSHLRSVLKKTPVKQLMDSMKEYLDDAVDVGGGESLAISNCAKILEALQTEKTERHSSEKPKRKRVTFGEVLSPEIFDETLPANTPLRKGATPVRHPGLQSNSPFARSSLIEEPLSQPNFDCNDECLEPLQELVEGPLAAEDLLPVENAEAETDKSDMIKTRSSTKRKCSAISEGTDFSIPRATNTKNVKDTKNPRKNKFQNQKNITTSAAKKTPKIKHTGYGKRRKKKVKKSLYGEREMASKKPLLSPIPEIPEFFSSASSPNSPKANVFFSEDLFLDDTKSGNAHKDVQQKPAVERMRGRNVCAVHVYSSSKDLNIAEASSSNNTVFQVSDGDLKSVSGIDHKFSDIVPDAKCVFVTSDYFQQGKETACVKEAKESGSLIENEKLQGNLLNKAERLSGLEFLEQEDTSVPEGAQRTRCPPKDSIRGSPPRRRRSSSAIYFPPVEKLEITGNDFPVSSFNVEEVLSVPQLKNDSSEPFRRKSDDNGERRVRRSMRLHKDAEIEGLAWIQVPNEIPNNPPLLASACKTRRTISTSILTESENIHHREQNLTQFSAPGKENNDSANPADGPCKRWRRKSMCVSTPQETTTWSQTRKRSIANSVYRKVRRNPKHYEEVEIPLENNI